Proteins found in one Xenopus laevis strain J_2021 chromosome 1L, Xenopus_laevis_v10.1, whole genome shotgun sequence genomic segment:
- the c2cd4c.L gene encoding C2 calcium-dependent domain-containing protein 4C yields the protein MWLLERIRGTVDHSSGRQGGDSADKQSKSGSYSNVLTPDKIPDFFIPPKLSSVPAEGGGAEGVSSGDGVSSKPNLGSSASEQNLSSRRPQRSPRLPVKAASESRNLLKAANRHIIQIESADEWASEEDLGTNADPQSQTAMSLPYVPKAQTSYGFVTLMESPHTRRKESLFHSEQGSLSPCPSQSSSPSSQRRSGTDGGGGSQLNPSDFGMSLMNPYRYFSGGESDTCSSAESSPFSSPLLSRSVSLLKIFTPDTQSKLMKLKHSVARNSSLSTDECSSADTSPSMPRRRLRSAKGAGIGSGQQGVLPLDLLQKEHTLGLSKGGSMRLVAEYDPTNARLRVRLIVAEHLFDKLCDPKGVNCCVVLYLNPGKVHRQRSNIIKNSRNPVFNEDFFFDGLVAGSAKKMSLKLKVLNKGSSLKRDTLLGEKEVPLTVLLPFL from the coding sequence ATGTGGCTTTTAGAGAGAATCCGTGGCACTGTAGACCACAGTAGTGGGCGCCAAGGAGGAGATTCAGCCGACAAGCAGTCTAAAAGTGGATCCTACAGCAATGTGTTGACTCCAGACAAGATCCCAGACTTTTTCATTCCTCCTAAACTTAGTAGTGTCCCAGCAGAGGGTGGAGGGGCAGAGGGAGTTTCATCAGGAGATGGGGTATCTTCTAAACCTAACCTGGGGTCATCTGCTTCTGAACAGAACCTATCAAGCCGACGTCCTCAGCGCAGTCCCCGTCTTCCTGTGAAAGCTGCTTCAGAGAGCCGCAATCTACTGAAAGCTGCCAACCGCCATATTATTCAAATAGAGAGTGCAGATGAGTGGGCATCAGAAGAGGACCTAGGCACAAATGCTGATCCTCAATCCCAGACAGCAATGTCTCTTCCATATGTCCCCAAAGCACAGACATCATATGGTTTTGTGACTCTAATGGAAAGTCCCCACACCCGTCGAAAGGAGTCCCTCTTTCACAGTGAGCAGGGATCACTCTCACCCTGCCCATCTCAGTCAAGTTCTCCAAGTTCTCAGAGACGGAGTGGAACAGATGGGGGTGGAGGATCTCAACTAAATCCATCCGATTTTGGCATGTCCTTGATGAATCCCTACCGTTATTTCAGTGGAGGGGAGAGTGATACTTGCTCTTCTGCAGAGTCTTCTCCCTTCAGCTCCCCACTGTTGTCCAGATCAGTCTCCCTGTTAAAGATATTTACTCCAGACACTCAGTCCAAACTTATGAAGCTCAAACACTCAGTTGCCCGTAACAGTTCACTTTCCACAGATGAATGTAGTTCTGCGGACACCAGTCCAAGTATGCCTAGGAGAAGACTGAGAAGTGCTAAAGGGGCTGGCATTGGTAGTGGTCAGCAAGGAGTGCTTCCTCTCGACCTCTTGCAGAAGGAACACACTCTTGGACTCAGCAAAGGTGGTAGTATGAGGTTGGTGGCTGAGTATGACCCTACAAATGCCAGGCTTAGAGTAAGGTTAATTGTAGCAGAGCATCTTTTTGACAAACTATGTGACCCCAAGGGGGTGAATTGCTGTGTAGTTCTCTATCTGAACCCAGGAAAGGTTCATCGTCAGAGAAGTAACATTATAAAAAACAGCCGAAACCCAGTCTTCAATGAAGATTTCTTCTTTGATGGGTTAGTTGCTGGAAGTGCTAAAAAGATGTCACTTAAACTAAAGGTGCTGAACAAGGGGAGCAGTCTGAAGCGGGACACCCTGCTTGGGGAGAAGGAGGTCCCTCTAACTGTTTTGCTGCCCTTTCTTTGA